In Cryptococcus neoformans var. neoformans JEC21 chromosome 5 sequence, one genomic interval encodes:
- a CDS encoding prolidase, putative has translation MAQKYPSRAHALKLIHELAKLIPDHERGKLHGIFLQGSPTLFRDDTDHEHPFHQEANFNYLSGIIHPNCSLAVFFSLPATPSSSSVIEHHLFIPAADPAETMWSVAPPTIEVAKQVYDSDNITFTSSIPGVLGSAVKSGNGELVLHVLPRTMEYPALPEVIDQTSGLRLESSYLFKALHIARLTKDEHEIDLIRQANRISSAAHEVVMRELGRFASAREKGGRDLKERTGKEGVKEWEIESERDAEAVFVATCKRMGATDQAYLPIVASGTRSSTLHYVCNDRLFPSIPRKRGDVTFTHEVSRGCCGDDHNQPISSVLHNDAFLPQLLLIDAGCEWKGYASDITRTMPIGNGGKFTKEGGEIYELVLRMQKECEELVKPGVHWDTIHLHAHKVLIDGLLSLGILTGSPEDILQSGVTAAFFPHGLGHSLGLDTHDSLQYLRLVHEDLPPTTTSTPSKLYKFLRIRLPLTLNMVLTVEPGCYFAPQLMEEHGVWTSRFVVQDKLKEYVGIGGVRIEDVIVVRERGVENLTTVGKERDWVEAVCSGTL, from the exons ATGGCACAGAAGTACCCCTCTAGGGCACATGCTCTCAAGCTGATCCACGAGCTTGCCAAACTGATCCCCGACCACGAACGAGGCAAG CTACATGGGATCTTTTTGCAGGGGTCTCCTACCCTATTCAGAGATGATACCGACCATGAACATCCCTTTC ACCAAGAAGCCAACTTCAACTATCTCTCTGGAATCATTCACCCCAATTGCTCTCTTGCCgtgttcttctcccttcctgccacgccctcttcctcttccgtgATCGAGCACCATCTTTTCATTCCGGCAGCAGACCCTGCCGAGACTATGTGGTCGGTCGCTCCTCCAACAATTGAAGTGGCCAAACAGGTATATGACAGCGATAATATCACATTTACTAGCTCTATCCCCGGAGTGTTGGGATCGGCTGTCAAAAGTGGCAATGGCGAGCTGGTTCTCCATGTACTTCCTAGGACTATGGAATACCCGGCTTTGCCAGAAGTGATCGACCAAACATCGGGCCTTCGACTCGAATCGTCGTATCTGTTCAAAGCGCTTCACATTGCTCGTCTCACAAAGGACGAACATGAGATAGATTTGATTCGCCAGGCCAATCGAATTTCCAGTGCCGCTCACGAGGTTGTAATGCGCGAATTAGGAAGGTTCGCATCAGCGAGAGAAAAGGGCGGAAGAGatttgaaagagaggaccggcaaggaaggagtgAAGGAATGGGAAATTGAGAGCGAGAGGGATGCCGAGGCTGTCTTTGTGGCCACGTGCAAACGTATGGG GGCAACAGACCAAGCTTACTTGCCTATCGTGGCAAGTGGCACTCGGTCCAGTACACTTCATTATGT CTGCAATGACCGTCTTTTCCCATCTATTCCCCGTAAACGTGGAGACGTCACCTTCACCCATGAAGTATCTCGTGGTTGCTGTGGCGACGACCATAATCAACCCATTTCTTCCGTTTTGCACAATGATGCTTTCCTTCCGCAATTACTCTTGATCGATGCGGGATGTGAATGGAAGGGGTATGCCTCCGATATCACGAGGACAATGCCCATCGGAAACGGCGGCAAATTCACAAAGGAGGGTGGTGAGATTTACGAATTGGTTTTGAGGATGCAAAAA GAATGTGAAGAGCTGGTTAAACCAGGAGTTCACTGGGACACTATTCACCTCCATGCTCACAAAGTGTTAATCGATGGATTGCTCTCCCTTGGCATCCTTACCGGATCTCCAGAAGACATCCTTCAGAGCGGTGTCACTgccgccttcttccctcatGGGCTTGGTCACTCTCTCGGCCTCGACACCCACGATTCTCTGCAGTATCTCCGTCTTGTTCACGAAGATCTCccaccaacaacaacttcCACCCCTTCGAAGCTCTACAAATTCCTTCGTATCCGCTTGCCCTTGACGCTCAACATGGTTCTCACAGTTGAACCAGGCTGTTATTTTGCCCCTCAGCTAATGGAAGAGCATGGCGTCTGGACAAGCAGATTCGTGGTCCAGGACAAACTGAAGGAATATGTGGGTATTGGAGGGGTAAGGATTGAGGATGTCATTGTCGTAAGGGAACGGGGAGTAGAAAACTTGACCACGgttggaaaagagagagacTGGGTCGAAGCGGTCTGCTCTGGAACCCTTTGA